The Desulfobulbus propionicus DSM 2032 DNA segment ATACCGCTTTTCTTCAACGGCAGGGCCAGGAAAAGGGTTTTTCAGTGATGGTGATGCCCGCCCATTACGAACAAGGCATGTTGGTGTCCAGCAGCCGGATCCGGGAACTGGTGGCTGCAGGGAAGATGCGCGATGTGCGCCGGCTGCTGGGCCGCTGGTATCAGATCCGTGGCGATGTCCAGTGGGGCCGGCAGCGCGGTGGAAAATTGCTCGGTTTTCCCACTGCCAATCTCAACCTGTCCGAGGAGGACCTGTGCCCCAAACGGGGCGTGTACGTCACCCAGGTGATCTATGATGGCCGCCAGTACGGCGGGGTGTCTAACATCGGCTACAATCCGACCTTTGGCGATACCGGCTTGGTGGCCGAAACCCACATTTTCGATTTCAACGCCGATATCTATGGCCGGCCGTTGAAAATCAACCTGCTCCGCCATCTGCGTGGCGAGATCGCCTTCAGTGGTCCAGACGCCCTCGCCCGGCAGATTCACCGCGACATCGAGGTGGCGCAGAAGGTGCTGGCCAAGGAGCGGCAAAAGAAGCTGATCGCCTATCAGCGGCCTAGCACCGTCTGAACCATTCGCAGCGGCAGAGGGCAAATTGCCGGTGGGGCAACTTGCGCCCTGCGGGTTCGTGGCTATACTATAGAAACTTTTCCCATGGAGTGCCGGAGCAGGCCGGCCGGGACTTTTCACTTAAGCATAGAGAAGGTTTTTTTTATGACGGAAGCACAGAAACCGGCCGATCTTTCGGCTGTGATCGGCGAGCTGGAAAAGATAGTGGAGGAAAAACCGAACAATGTCATGGCCCGGCATCACCTCGGTTTGATCTATCGCCAGGCCGGCCGGATCGACGAGGCCATTGCTCAACTGGAGAAGGCCATCGAACTCGACAACCAGTCCATGGAGTCGATGATCAACCTTGGCGCCATCTTTTTTGATCGCGGCGACACCGATCGCGCCCTGGAGCTGAATCAGCAGGCCCTGGCCATCTCCCCCGACATGGCCGAAGCCCACGTCAACATTGGCCTCATCCGTCAGCACCGTGGCGAGGTCGACAAAGCGGTCGCATGCTATTCCAAGGCGGTGCAGATCGACCCCAAACTGATCACCGCCTGGATCAATCTAACCTCCGCCTATACCATGCTCGAACAGGACGACAAGGCGGTGGACGCGGCCCGCCAGGCCGTGACCTTGGAGCCCGATTCGGCCATGGCGCGCAACAATCTGGCGGTGGCCCTCTATTTCAAGGGCGATTTTGCAGAGTCCCAGCGCAACATGGAAAAGGCCAAGGAACTGGGCTACAGTGTTGATCCTCGGTTTGTCGAGGCCCTCAAGACAAAGCTGGCGTAATCCTCATGAGCAGCAAGGCGGAAGCACTTCTCAAGCCCTGGTGCCCTTTTTGTGGTATGGATGTCGGCCGGCCAACGGTTAGCCTGCAACGCAAGATGCGGGAGTTTCCACTGGGCGCCTGCGAATGTGGGGCGGTCTATGTCAGCGATCCCAC contains these protein-coding regions:
- a CDS encoding tetratricopeptide repeat protein, with protein sequence MTEAQKPADLSAVIGELEKIVEEKPNNVMARHHLGLIYRQAGRIDEAIAQLEKAIELDNQSMESMINLGAIFFDRGDTDRALELNQQALAISPDMAEAHVNIGLIRQHRGEVDKAVACYSKAVQIDPKLITAWINLTSAYTMLEQDDKAVDAARQAVTLEPDSAMARNNLAVALYFKGDFAESQRNMEKAKELGYSVDPRFVEALKTKLA
- a CDS encoding bifunctional riboflavin kinase/FAD synthetase — its product is MEIYTDLNDILQPFTRAHVTIGNFDGVHLGHQKLFDQVVARARQDKGTSVAITFDPHPLKVLSPQGIRLISTTPQKIELIERAGIDVLVIIPFNREVAVTTAVEFVDQVLLGRVGMRDLVVGYDYAMGKGRQGDTAFLQRQGQEKGFSVMVMPAHYEQGMLVSSSRIRELVAAGKMRDVRRLLGRWYQIRGDVQWGRQRGGKLLGFPTANLNLSEEDLCPKRGVYVTQVIYDGRQYGGVSNIGYNPTFGDTGLVAETHIFDFNADIYGRPLKINLLRHLRGEIAFSGPDALARQIHRDIEVAQKVLAKERQKKLIAYQRPSTV